A genomic segment from Glycine max cultivar Williams 82 chromosome 1, Glycine_max_v4.0, whole genome shotgun sequence encodes:
- the LOC102661099 gene encoding uncharacterized protein isoform X2 — protein MGNRRKLNIIQNDGQSQAKEQSIESSTEVNQNNNYILEENAQFEGEQHIQEDSHVQSHTSLESASESSTKDPRVDPSQYRDLVHYWCSEKGQKISNINKRSCSKYEDLRCMGTNNLPRRIHEMDELKKKMVEAESLQNLQSTQDFTNWTNDIYSKVKGPEKRGRVCCLGKLPHQASSSQSSYANNRIQKLENLLGNLVAVLKVRFAEDPQINQVLEAIDQEVPTNGSTSKDHQTTNNLN, from the exons ATGGGAAATCGCAGAAAGTTGAATATCATTCAAAATGATGGTCAATCACAAGCAAAAGAGCAATCAATTGAAAGCTCTACTGAAGTGAACCAAAATAACAACTATATACTTGAAGAAAATGCACAATTTGAAGGAG AACAACACATACAAGAAGATAGTCATGTTCAGTCTCATACTTCTCTTGAAAGTGCAAGTGAAAGTTCAACTAAAG ATCCAAGGGTTGATCCTTCTCAATATCGTGATTTAGTACATTATTGGTGTTCTGAGAAAGGACAG AAAATAAGCAACATCAACAAAAGGAGCTGCTCAAAATATGAGGACTTGCGTTGCATGGGAACCAATAATCTTCCAAGACGGATTCATGAGatg GatgaactaaaaaagaaaatggttgaAGCAGAGAGTTTGCAAAATTTACAAAGCACCCAAGATTTTACTAATTGGACAAATGATATATATTCAAAAGTCAAAGGACCTGAAAAAAGAGGACGTGTGTGTTGTCTTGGCAAGCTTCCACATCAAGCAAGTTCATCTCAAAGCTCTTATGCAAACAATAGAATTCAAAAGTTGGAGAATTTGCTTGGAAACCTTGTAGCTGTGCTTAAAGTACGATTTGCAGAAGATCCACAAATTAATCAAGTCTTAGAAGCTATAGATCAAGAG GTACCTACAAATGGTTCTACCAGTAAAGATCATCAAACTACAAACAATCTTAACTAG